A single window of Leeuwenhoekiella sp. MAR_2009_132 DNA harbors:
- a CDS encoding conjugal transfer protein, producing MSLLMPAGAVCQGMPVYDNTNFVSLVKSLVESAKQTTQLLKTVEFLKQQKENLEKVTNVVKQLKAVKEIGRNNSRLIQVMQTDLKAILDSPYIKPEEVTRVTNSFNSIVENSLATMDFIDEILSSNYLKMSDADRARILKEKEAQSNEMVAEINLKTKRYRDIISFRKMQDKINNRETGY from the coding sequence ATGAGCCTTTTAATGCCTGCAGGCGCTGTCTGCCAGGGGATGCCAGTTTATGACAACACCAATTTTGTAAGCCTGGTAAAATCCCTTGTAGAATCTGCAAAGCAAACCACCCAACTTCTCAAGACCGTGGAGTTTCTGAAACAGCAGAAAGAAAATTTAGAAAAAGTAACTAACGTCGTCAAACAACTAAAGGCGGTTAAAGAAATAGGACGTAACAACTCCAGACTTATTCAGGTAATGCAGACCGATCTAAAAGCCATTTTAGACTCACCGTATATTAAACCTGAAGAAGTAACCCGGGTTACAAACTCCTTCAACAGTATCGTTGAAAATTCACTAGCCACGATGGACTTTATCGATGAGATCCTTTCCAGCAATTATTTAAAAATGTCTGATGCAGACCGGGCGCGTATTCTCAAAGAAAAAGAAGCGCAATCCAATGAAATGGTAGCGGAGATCAATCTAAAGACCAAACGGTATCGGGATATCATTTCCTTTCGAAAAATGCAGGATAAGATCAATAATCGAGAAACAGGGTATTAG
- a CDS encoding conjugal transfer protein TraK, translating into MKTPYTTIYSVLKLNRFIVLAVIVFATLSSVFSGWVAYNIHQKSLNTAFAISTTGEVIPLKLVSQKENFKVEALAHLELFHTYFYNIDASNYERNLKKALWLGNSSVDNIYRQKRADGVYNRLIQYSLVQKVLRIESTLDLDTKPNRFKTTVFFEINRGSIIDTYELTTTGNLIEVDRNFPNNPHGLLITDYFENSLRKITNESL; encoded by the coding sequence ATGAAAACACCCTATACCACTATCTATTCGGTTTTAAAACTCAACAGGTTTATTGTCCTTGCTGTTATTGTTTTTGCTACCCTATCGAGCGTCTTTTCTGGTTGGGTGGCTTATAACATCCACCAGAAATCCCTGAACACCGCATTCGCCATAAGCACTACAGGAGAAGTCATTCCTTTAAAACTTGTTTCCCAGAAGGAAAACTTTAAAGTAGAAGCTCTGGCACATCTGGAGCTTTTCCACACCTACTTCTACAATATTGATGCAAGTAATTACGAGCGCAACTTAAAAAAGGCGCTTTGGCTAGGGAACAGCTCTGTAGATAATATTTATAGACAGAAAAGAGCTGACGGGGTTTATAATCGCTTGATTCAATATTCTCTGGTTCAAAAAGTGTTACGTATTGAATCTACACTTGATCTGGACACCAAACCGAATCGATTTAAAACAACGGTCTTCTTTGAAATCAACCGCGGATCAATAATCGACACCTATGAATTAACGACCACCGGAAACCTGATCGAGGTTGACCGCAACTTCCCCAACAATCCCCATGGGCTGCTGATTACAGATTACTTTGAAAACAGCCTTCGAAAAATCACTAATGAAAGCCTGTAA